From the Bacillus sp. FJAT-22090 genome, the window CTTAGGAGTCCTTCCATTCTTTCATGTATATGGCCTGACTACTGTATTGATTTTCTCCGTAATGTTAGGGAATAGAATGATATTATTACCTAAGTTTGATGTGGAGACTACACTTAAAACGATAGATAAGCAAAAACCAACTATATTTCCCGGTGCTCCAACAATTTATATCGGTCTTTTAAATCATCCTGATATTCAAAAATATGACTTATCCTCGATCGTTGCTTGTTTAAGCGGTTCAGCTGCTTTACCAGCTGAAGTTCAAGAGAAGTTTGAAAAAGTTACTGGTGGTCGATTAGTGGAGGGTTATGGTTTAACAGAGACTTCCCCTGTTACCCATGCTAATTTAATATATAGTGACGAACGTGTAAAAGGATCAGTAGGTATTCCATGGCCAGACACGGATGCTGCTATTTTTAATGTTGACTCGACGATTCCGCTACCTCCTGGTGAAATAGGTGAAATAGCTGTTAAAGGACCTCAAGTAATGAAGGGCTATTGGAAACGTCCAGAGGAGACAGCTATGTCGATGCGTGATGGATGGTTTTTAACAGGTGATTTAGGGTATATGGATGAAAACGGTTTCTTTTACGTTGTTGATCGTAAAAAAGACATGATAATAGCAGGAGGGTACAATATTTATCCTCGTGACGTTGAAGAAATATTATATGAACACCCTGAAGTCCAAGAGTGTGTTGTAGCAGGTGTACCCGACCCTTATCGTGGGGAAACGGTTAAGGCGTTTATCGTTTTAAAAGAAGGTGCAAGAGTTACAGAGGAAGATTTAAATCAGTTCTGTCGTGAAAATCTAGCAGCTTTTAAAGTTCCTAGAATCTATGAATTTAGAAAAGAACTACCAAAAACAGCTGTCGGAAAGATATTACGAAGAAAGTTAATTGAAGAAGAAAAAGAAAAATTAACA encodes:
- a CDS encoding long-chain-fatty-acid--CoA ligase, producing the protein MTERRWLSNYPPEIPHTLDYEAIPVQEYLTRSYKKFPSNVAIHFMGKDITYKELYESSLKFANYLQTLGIQKGDRVAIMLPNCPQGVIGYYGALYAGAIVVQTNPLYTEREISYQMKDSGAKVILAMDILFPRISKILKETELENIIITGIKDYLPFPKNVVYPFIQKKQYGFSVKVEHRGMNHLFPEIMKVAKAEPIKLEFDFEEDIALLQYTGGTTGFPKGVMLTHKNLVSNTAMCTAWNYKCVEGEESILGVLPFFHVYGLTTVLIFSVMLGNRMILLPKFDVETTLKTIDKQKPTIFPGAPTIYIGLLNHPDIQKYDLSSIVACLSGSAALPAEVQEKFEKVTGGRLVEGYGLTETSPVTHANLIYSDERVKGSVGIPWPDTDAAIFNVDSTIPLPPGEIGEIAVKGPQVMKGYWKRPEETAMSMRDGWFLTGDLGYMDENGFFYVVDRKKDMIIAGGYNIYPRDVEEILYEHPEVQECVVAGVPDPYRGETVKAFIVLKEGARVTEEDLNQFCRENLAAFKVPRIYEFRKELPKTAVGKILRRKLIEEEKEKLTQALEA